In one window of Enterobacteriaceae endosymbiont of Plateumaris pusilla DNA:
- the ilvG gene encoding acetolactate synthase 2 catalytic subunit produces the protein MNGAECIIQALKRQKVKIIFGHPGGAIMPLYDALYKGEIEHILCRHEQAAAIAAIGYARSTGNIGVCLATSGPGATNLITGIADAMVDSIPIIAITGQVSTSLIGTDAFQEIDIIGMSLSCTKHSFLIKSIESLNDIFDKAFLIALSNRPGPVLIDIPKDIQLSNNIPKMVKNKFISKNLDKKINITKKNINKINNFLKKSNMPILYIGGGVGMSNAIIALKKFINKTQIPIVVTLKGLGSVDNKYPYYLGMLGMHGNKAANYAVQKCDLLIAIGARFDDRVTGNPKKFAPNAYIIHLDIDSSEINKICKTDFNLLGNLNYIIPFLTKPNNIFLWQNYIKKIKIKYSWNYKINKFNKKKIYAPILLKKLSDLKNSNTVITTDVGQHQMWTAQHVNFSSPKNFITSSGLGTMGFGLPAAIGAQIGRPNDTVICITGDGSFMMNIQELSTIKRKKLPIKIILLDNNRLGMVKQWQQLFFSKRYSETILWDNPDFLLLASAFGISGESINNISQIDLSLKNMFNEKKSYILHVSINECDNVWPLVPPGHSNENMIEEI, from the coding sequence ATGAATGGAGCAGAATGTATAATTCAAGCATTAAAAAGACAAAAAGTAAAAATAATATTTGGACATCCAGGTGGAGCTATTATGCCTCTTTATGATGCCTTATATAAGGGGGAAATTGAACATATATTATGTAGACATGAACAAGCTGCTGCTATTGCTGCTATAGGTTATGCACGATCTACTGGTAACATAGGAGTTTGTTTAGCAACATCAGGTCCAGGAGCAACTAATTTAATTACAGGAATTGCAGATGCTATGGTAGATTCTATACCTATTATAGCTATAACAGGACAAGTATCTACTTCATTAATTGGAACTGATGCTTTTCAAGAAATTGATATTATAGGAATGTCTTTATCATGTACAAAACATAGCTTTTTAATAAAATCAATAGAATCATTAAATGATATTTTTGATAAAGCTTTTTTAATAGCGTTATCTAATAGACCAGGACCTGTTCTAATAGATATACCAAAAGATATACAATTATCTAATAATATTCCTAAAATGGTAAAAAATAAATTTATTTCAAAAAATTTAGATAAAAAAATAAATATTACAAAAAAAAATATAAATAAAATTAATAATTTTTTAAAAAAATCTAATATGCCTATATTATATATAGGTGGTGGTGTTGGAATGAGTAATGCTATTATTGCATTAAAAAAATTTATTAATAAAACTCAAATACCTATAGTAGTAACATTAAAAGGTTTAGGATCAGTAGACAATAAATATCCTTATTATCTTGGGATGTTAGGAATGCATGGTAATAAAGCAGCAAATTATGCTGTACAAAAATGTGATTTACTAATAGCTATTGGTGCAAGATTTGATGATCGTGTTACAGGTAATCCAAAAAAATTTGCTCCTAATGCATATATTATTCATTTAGATATAGATTCATCTGAAATTAATAAAATTTGTAAAACAGATTTTAATTTATTAGGAAATTTAAATTATATAATTCCATTTTTAACAAAACCAAATAATATTTTTTTATGGCAAAATTATATAAAAAAAATAAAAATAAAATATTCTTGGAATTATAAAATTAATAAATTTAATAAAAAAAAAATTTATGCACCAATACTTTTAAAAAAATTATCAGATCTTAAAAATTCTAATACAGTTATTACTACAGATGTAGGTCAACATCAAATGTGGACTGCACAACATGTTAATTTTTCCTCTCCAAAAAATTTTATTACTTCTAGTGGTTTAGGAACTATGGGTTTTGGTTTACCAGCAGCTATTGGAGCACAAATAGGACGTCCAAATGATACAGTAATATGTATAACAGGTGATGGGTCATTTATGATGAATATTCAGGAATTGAGTACAATTAAAAGAAAGAAATTGCCTATAAAAATTATATTATTAGATAATAATAGATTAGGTATGGTTAAACAATGGCAACAATTATTTTTTTCTAAAAGATATAGTGAAACAATATTATGGGATAATCCTGATTTTTTATTATTAGCTAGTGCTTTTGGAATATCAGGAGAAAGTATAAATAATATTAGTCAAATAGATTTAAGTTTAAAAAATATGTTTAATGAAAAAAAATCATATATATTACATGTATCTATAAATGAATGTGATAATGTTTGGCCATTAGTTCCTCCTGGTCATAGTAATGAAAATATGATAGAGGAAATTTAA